From one Magnetofaba australis IT-1 genomic stretch:
- the dnaK gene encoding molecular chaperone DnaK, whose amino-acid sequence MSKVIGIDLGTTNSCVSVMEGKEPKVIENSEGVRTTPSMVAFAKDGERLVGQSAKRQAVTNPTNTLYAIKRLIGRRFDDPLTKKDMELVPYQIVKADNGDAWVQAGADEKKMSPSEISAMILQKMKQTAEDYLGEKVTDAVVTVPAYFNDAQRQATKDAGKIAGLNVLRIINEPTAAALAYGLDKKTGQTIAVYDLGGGTFDISILEIGDGVFEVKSTNGDTFLGGEDFDMAIIDYLADEFQKENTIDLRKDSMALQRLKEAAEKAKIELSNSGSTDVNLPFITADASGPKHLNVNLSRAKLESLVEHLVQRTLEPCRQAMKDAGMSASDIQEVILVGGMTRMPKVQQVVGEFFGKEPHRGVNPDEVVAIGAAVQGGVLRGDVQDVLLLDVTPLSLGIETLGGVFTKLIDKNTTIPSKKSQVFSTAADNQSAVTIRVAQGEREMFGSNKLLGQFDLVGIPPAPRGMPQIEVTFDIDANGLVHVHAKDKGTGKEQSIKIEASGGLSEEEINQMVNDAEAHAEEDAKQRALIDARNNADSLVYSTEKSLTEHEGKIDAELKGQLEAAVSELKGVMGGEDAEAISAKTEALMQLSMKMGEQIYKEGAPEGGPDMSGMGGGCGPDGCGGGDAGADAGGAKADDVVDAEFEEVKDDKK is encoded by the coding sequence ATGAGCAAGGTGATCGGCATCGACTTGGGCACCACCAACTCCTGCGTCAGCGTGATGGAGGGGAAAGAGCCCAAGGTGATTGAAAACAGCGAGGGCGTGCGCACCACCCCCTCCATGGTGGCGTTCGCCAAAGATGGCGAGCGACTGGTGGGCCAGTCGGCCAAGCGTCAGGCGGTGACCAACCCCACCAACACCCTCTACGCCATCAAACGTCTGATCGGCCGCCGCTTCGACGATCCTTTGACCAAGAAGGATATGGAGCTGGTGCCCTACCAGATCGTCAAGGCCGACAACGGCGACGCCTGGGTGCAAGCGGGCGCAGACGAGAAGAAGATGAGTCCCTCCGAAATCTCGGCGATGATTCTGCAGAAGATGAAGCAGACCGCTGAAGATTACCTGGGCGAAAAGGTCACCGACGCCGTGGTCACCGTGCCGGCCTACTTCAACGACGCCCAGCGCCAAGCCACCAAGGACGCCGGCAAGATCGCCGGTCTGAACGTACTGCGCATCATCAACGAGCCCACTGCGGCTGCGCTGGCCTACGGTCTGGACAAGAAGACCGGCCAGACCATCGCCGTGTATGACCTGGGCGGCGGCACCTTCGACATCTCCATCCTGGAGATCGGCGACGGCGTGTTCGAGGTGAAGTCCACCAACGGCGACACCTTCCTCGGCGGCGAAGACTTCGACATGGCCATCATCGACTATCTGGCCGATGAGTTCCAAAAAGAGAACACCATCGACCTGCGCAAGGACAGCATGGCCCTGCAGCGCCTCAAAGAGGCCGCCGAGAAGGCCAAGATCGAGCTCTCTAACAGCGGCTCGACGGATGTGAACCTGCCCTTCATCACCGCCGACGCCAGCGGCCCCAAGCACCTCAACGTGAACCTCTCCCGCGCCAAGCTGGAGTCGCTGGTTGAGCATCTGGTGCAGCGCACCCTGGAGCCCTGCCGTCAGGCGATGAAGGACGCCGGCATGAGCGCGTCGGACATTCAGGAGGTGATCCTGGTGGGCGGCATGACCCGCATGCCCAAAGTGCAGCAGGTGGTGGGCGAGTTCTTCGGCAAAGAGCCCCACCGCGGCGTCAACCCCGACGAAGTGGTGGCCATCGGCGCGGCGGTGCAGGGCGGCGTGTTGCGCGGCGACGTGCAGGACGTGCTGCTGCTGGACGTCACCCCGCTCTCCCTGGGCATCGAGACCCTGGGCGGCGTGTTCACCAAGCTGATCGACAAGAACACCACCATCCCGTCGAAGAAGTCGCAGGTGTTCTCCACCGCCGCCGACAACCAGTCCGCGGTGACCATCCGCGTGGCCCAGGGCGAGCGCGAAATGTTCGGCAGCAACAAACTGCTGGGCCAGTTCGACCTGGTGGGCATCCCCCCGGCGCCGCGCGGCATGCCGCAGATCGAAGTAACCTTCGACATCGACGCCAACGGTCTGGTGCATGTGCACGCCAAGGACAAAGGCACCGGTAAAGAGCAGTCCATCAAGATCGAAGCCTCCGGCGGTCTGTCCGAGGAGGAGATCAACCAGATGGTCAACGACGCCGAGGCCCACGCCGAAGAGGACGCCAAGCAGCGCGCCTTGATCGACGCGCGCAACAACGCCGACTCGCTGGTCTACAGCACCGAGAAGTCGCTGACCGAGCACGAAGGCAAGATCGACGCCGAGCTCAAAGGTCAATTGGAAGCGGCGGTGTCTGAACTCAAGGGCGTGATGGGCGGTGAAGACGCCGAAGCCATCAGCGCCAAGACCGAAGCCTTGATGCAGCTCTCCATGAAGATGGGCGAGCAGATCTATAAAGAGGGCGCGCCCGAGGGCGGTCCTGACATGTCCGGCATGGGCGGCGGTTGCGGTCCCGACGGCTGTGGCGGCGGCGATGCCGGCGCCGACGCGGGCGGCGCCAAGGCCGACGACGTGGTGGACGCCGAGTTTGAGGAAGTGAAAGACGACAAGAAGTAA
- a CDS encoding glutathione S-transferase, giving the protein MQLYTSPTSPFGRKVVITLFERGLLEQTEVIVMNALDNPAALLQSNPLGKVPCLITDDNQAIYDSPLICAWLDNFSGDRGLWAGHGKPHWERHKRQSLADGLMEAAFLLVMERKRPDAEQSTLWMARWSDAIARGVAVLERDAEAIGQGGRVDQIAVGCALGYLDFRLPDLNWRSHAPRLTPWFAEYAQRPAMLATQPS; this is encoded by the coding sequence ATGCAGCTCTACACCTCGCCCACCTCGCCGTTTGGCCGCAAAGTCGTCATCACCCTGTTTGAGCGCGGCCTACTGGAACAGACCGAGGTGATCGTCATGAACGCCCTGGACAACCCGGCGGCGCTACTGCAATCCAATCCGCTGGGCAAAGTGCCGTGCCTGATCACCGACGATAATCAGGCGATCTACGACAGCCCGCTCATCTGCGCCTGGCTGGACAATTTCAGCGGTGATCGCGGACTGTGGGCCGGACACGGCAAGCCCCACTGGGAGCGCCACAAACGCCAATCCCTGGCTGACGGTCTGATGGAGGCGGCGTTCCTGCTGGTGATGGAGCGCAAGCGCCCCGACGCCGAGCAGTCGACGCTGTGGATGGCGCGCTGGTCCGACGCCATCGCCCGCGGCGTGGCGGTGCTGGAGCGCGACGCCGAAGCCATCGGCCAGGGCGGTCGCGTGGATCAGATCGCGGTGGGCTGCGCCCTGGGCTATCTGGACTTCCGCCTGCCCGATCTGAACTGGCGCAGCCACGCGCCGCGCCTGACGCCCTGGTTTGCCGAATACGCCCAGCGCCCGGCCATGCTGGCCACCCAACCCAGTTAG
- the grpE gene encoding nucleotide exchange factor GrpE, whose product MNQSSENREPESDEQPEQSCELPPEEAAEAAEAAAKEESAQGAEEDLEARLQEAERKAEESQASLLRAMAEMENLRKRAARETEQARQFAIEGFARDLLGVADNLDRALAHMIEGQDKDLDPAIQAMADGVTMIGQELIKALEKHGVKKVESLGQPFNPNFHQAVMQVPDADAKPDTVVQELAPGYVLNDRLLRPAMVGVAT is encoded by the coding sequence ATGAATCAAAGTTCTGAAAACCGCGAACCCGAGTCCGACGAGCAGCCCGAGCAGAGCTGCGAACTGCCCCCCGAAGAGGCCGCCGAAGCTGCCGAAGCCGCCGCCAAAGAGGAGTCGGCGCAGGGCGCGGAAGAGGATTTGGAGGCGCGCCTGCAAGAGGCCGAGCGCAAGGCCGAAGAGAGTCAGGCGTCGCTGCTGCGCGCCATGGCGGAGATGGAGAATCTGCGCAAACGCGCCGCCCGTGAAACTGAGCAAGCGCGCCAGTTCGCCATCGAAGGCTTCGCTCGCGACCTGCTGGGGGTGGCGGACAATCTGGACCGCGCCCTGGCGCACATGATCGAAGGTCAGGACAAGGATCTGGACCCCGCCATCCAGGCCATGGCCGACGGCGTCACCATGATCGGCCAGGAGTTGATCAAAGCCCTGGAGAAGCATGGGGTGAAAAAGGTCGAGTCCCTGGGACAGCCGTTCAACCCCAATTTCCATCAGGCGGTGATGCAGGTTCCCGACGCCGACGCCAAGCCCGACACTGTGGTGCAGGAGCTGGCCCCGGGCTATGTGCTCAACGACCGTCTGCTGCGCCCAGCCATGGTGGGCGTGGCCACCTGA
- the dnaJ gene encoding molecular chaperone DnaJ — protein MKDLYEILGVARNASDAEIKSAYRKLAMKLHPDRNPDDKEAEAQFKEVNAAYEVLKDGKKRAIYDQYGHAGLNQGAGGGHPGGPGAAGFGDIFEEFFGDIFGGGRPGGRGGRSGMRQGDDYRYDMPVTLEEVMSGAEKTIRIPSEVACDTCHGSGAKPGTTPETCTTCGGSGQVRTQQGFFAVARTCPTCRGEGTMVRSPCGTCNGTGKKQKEKTLTVKIPPGVDTGTRIRLSGEGGAGSRGGPPGDLYIMIEVLNHNLFERYNNDLLCIVPVSFPQAALGAKLEVPTLTGRARITIPPGSQTGKRLAMRGKGLPHLNRPGLFGDLVVEIRVETPVNLNKRQRELLEEFESCSDGTCQPESTGFMDRVKSFWDKMAN, from the coding sequence ATGAAGGATCTGTATGAAATTCTGGGTGTTGCGCGCAACGCCAGCGACGCGGAGATCAAAAGCGCCTATCGCAAGCTGGCGATGAAGCTGCACCCGGACCGCAACCCGGATGACAAAGAGGCCGAGGCGCAGTTCAAAGAGGTCAACGCCGCTTATGAAGTCCTCAAGGATGGCAAAAAGCGCGCGATCTATGATCAATATGGCCACGCCGGACTGAATCAAGGCGCGGGCGGCGGACACCCCGGCGGACCGGGTGCGGCGGGCTTCGGCGACATCTTCGAGGAGTTCTTCGGCGATATCTTCGGCGGCGGACGTCCGGGCGGGCGCGGCGGGCGCAGCGGCATGCGTCAGGGCGACGACTACCGCTACGACATGCCGGTCACCTTGGAAGAGGTGATGAGCGGCGCCGAGAAGACCATTCGCATCCCCTCCGAAGTCGCCTGCGACACCTGCCACGGTAGCGGCGCCAAACCAGGCACCACGCCGGAGACCTGCACCACTTGTGGCGGTTCCGGCCAGGTGCGCACCCAGCAGGGCTTCTTTGCAGTGGCGCGCACCTGCCCCACCTGTCGCGGCGAAGGCACCATGGTGCGCTCGCCTTGCGGGACCTGTAACGGCACGGGCAAAAAGCAGAAAGAGAAGACCCTGACGGTGAAGATTCCGCCGGGGGTGGACACCGGCACGCGCATTCGTCTTTCGGGCGAAGGCGGCGCGGGCTCCCGCGGCGGTCCTCCGGGCGATCTCTACATCATGATCGAGGTGCTCAACCACAATCTGTTTGAGCGCTACAATAACGACCTGCTGTGCATCGTGCCAGTGAGTTTCCCACAGGCGGCGTTGGGCGCCAAGCTGGAGGTCCCTACCCTGACTGGACGGGCGCGCATCACCATTCCGCCGGGGAGTCAGACCGGCAAGCGTCTGGCCATGCGCGGCAAGGGTTTGCCGCATCTGAATCGTCCGGGGCTGTTCGGCGATCTGGTGGTGGAGATCCGCGTAGAGACGCCGGTGAACCTGAACAAACGTCAGCGCGAACTCTTGGAAGAGTTTGAGAGCTGTTCGGACGGCACCTGCCAGCCGGAGTCCACTGGATTCATGGATCGGGTGAAGAGCTTCTGGGACAAGATGGCCAACTAA